From a single Intestinibaculum porci genomic region:
- a CDS encoding PspC domain-containing protein — MDKRLFRSKKDRMIGGVCGGLAEYLNIDPAIVRIVAALLMLTWGTGILLYIIMWIVIPEEV; from the coding sequence ATGGATAAACGTTTATTTCGTTCTAAAAAAGATCGGATGATTGGTGGTGTCTGTGGCGGTTTGGCCGAGTATTTGAATATTGATCCTGCCATTGTCCGCATCGTGGCGGCATTATTAATGTTAACATGGGGGACAGGCATCCTTTTATATATCATCATGTGGATCGTCATTCCAGAAGAAGTTTAG
- a CDS encoding phosphopentomutase, with amino-acid sequence MSNELYKRIFVIVCDSMGIGNAEDAAKFGDEGANTIKHIAEAKNGLDVENLEGLGLGNLGDFKGIHPIKAQLGTTAALREVSNGKDTMTGHWEMMGLKVEKPFKTFTDTGFPEEFIHLFEEKTGRKCVGNYAESGTVILDKYGEHQIATGDWIVYTSADSVFQIAANEDVIPLEELYKACEIARELLMRDEWKVGRVIARPYVGTHKGAFKRTANRHDYALEPFGDTVLDTLKAGSFDVVGVGKIPDIFVNKGITKGIHTVSNEDGMNKTIELAKGSQHGLVFVNLVDFDAVYGHRRNAIGYGDAIEAFDRQLQDLMAAINEDDLIMITADHGNDPTWKGTDHTREHVPLIMYSKTLKRPKNLGLLESYAVIGATIADNFNVENPGIGYSLLKELERD; translated from the coding sequence ATGAGTAACGAACTTTACAAACGTATTTTTGTCATTGTCTGTGATTCCATGGGCATTGGCAACGCGGAAGATGCCGCAAAATTTGGCGATGAAGGCGCCAATACTATCAAACATATCGCTGAAGCGAAAAACGGCTTAGATGTCGAAAACTTAGAAGGCTTAGGTTTAGGCAATTTAGGTGATTTCAAAGGCATTCATCCAATCAAAGCGCAGCTTGGCACTACCGCTGCTTTAAGAGAAGTTTCTAATGGCAAAGATACCATGACCGGTCATTGGGAAATGATGGGTTTAAAGGTAGAAAAACCTTTTAAAACCTTTACCGATACTGGTTTCCCAGAAGAATTTATTCACTTATTTGAAGAAAAAACTGGCCGTAAATGTGTTGGTAACTACGCGGAAAGCGGCACCGTCATCTTAGATAAATATGGCGAACATCAGATCGCGACCGGCGACTGGATCGTATATACATCAGCTGATTCTGTTTTCCAGATTGCAGCAAATGAAGATGTCATTCCTCTTGAAGAATTATATAAAGCATGCGAAATCGCCCGTGAATTATTAATGCGTGATGAATGGAAAGTCGGCCGTGTTATTGCCCGTCCATATGTCGGCACCCATAAAGGCGCCTTCAAACGTACGGCAAACCGTCATGACTATGCTTTAGAACCATTTGGCGATACTGTCTTAGATACTTTAAAAGCCGGCAGCTTTGATGTTGTCGGTGTTGGTAAAATTCCTGATATCTTCGTTAATAAAGGCATTACCAAAGGTATTCATACCGTATCAAACGAAGATGGGATGAATAAAACCATTGAACTTGCTAAAGGCTCTCAGCATGGCCTCGTTTTTGTCAATTTAGTAGACTTTGATGCGGTTTATGGTCATCGTCGTAACGCAATTGGCTATGGCGATGCAATTGAAGCTTTTGATCGTCAGCTCCAGGATTTAATGGCTGCTATTAATGAAGATGATTTAATCATGATCACGGCGGATCATGGGAATGACCCAACCTGGAAAGGCACTGATCATACCCGTGAACACGTCCCACTCATTATGTATTCAAAAACTTTAAAACGTCCGAAAAACTTAGGGTTATTAGAAAGCTATGCGGTGATTGGCGCAACTATTGCGGATAACTTCAATGTTGAAAACCCTGGGATCGGTTATTCTTTATTAAAGGAATTAGAAAGAGATTAG
- the xerA gene encoding site-specific tyrosine recombinase/integron integrase, translating into MRCIEAIREFKTYLTLEKGRSENTVISYIDDLTQLMDYLHKEMIEEITQEDISSYLAYGHDHYSASSMQRKMVAFRQFSKYLMREGIMTTNMMEAFDLPKQSEKLPETVSLQEVAQVLASITGDEPVDHRDACMIALLINSGLRVSEMVHLKVSDVNFHARTLDVIGKGDKERIIPLDEITLKQIKNYLYNDRPELNKEGSLLLFVGKYGKPISRENFYRILNNRAQASGVKTHFTPHKLRHTFATTLLEENADLRSIQELLGHSDISTTTIYTHVNHAKIKKDYTKYHPGSKRRT; encoded by the coding sequence ATGAGATGCATCGAGGCAATTCGTGAATTTAAAACCTATTTAACCTTAGAAAAAGGACGCAGTGAAAATACCGTGATCAGCTATATTGATGATCTTACGCAGCTGATGGATTATCTCCATAAAGAGATGATAGAAGAAATCACCCAGGAAGATATTTCTTCCTATTTAGCTTATGGTCATGATCATTACAGCGCATCCTCAATGCAGCGAAAGATGGTCGCTTTTCGTCAGTTTAGCAAGTATCTGATGCGTGAAGGCATCATGACAACCAATATGATGGAAGCCTTTGATTTACCAAAGCAAAGTGAAAAACTGCCAGAAACAGTCTCTTTACAGGAAGTCGCCCAGGTGCTCGCCTCGATCACTGGTGATGAGCCGGTTGATCATCGAGATGCCTGTATGATTGCCTTATTAATCAACAGCGGCTTACGAGTAAGTGAAATGGTCCACTTGAAGGTGAGTGATGTTAACTTTCATGCGCGCACCCTCGATGTGATTGGGAAAGGGGATAAGGAGCGCATTATTCCTCTTGATGAAATCACTTTAAAGCAGATCAAAAACTATCTTTACAATGATCGACCAGAGCTAAATAAAGAGGGCAGTCTGCTTCTTTTTGTCGGTAAATACGGCAAACCAATCAGTCGCGAAAACTTCTATCGGATCTTAAATAACCGCGCTCAGGCATCTGGGGTCAAAACCCATTTTACACCCCATAAACTCAGACATACTTTTGCGACGACGCTTCTTGAAGAAAATGCGGATCTGCGCAGTATTCAGGAACTATTAGGGCATAGTGATATTTCTACGACAACGATCTATACCCACGTCAACCACGCAAAAATAAAAAAGGATTATACCAAATACCATCCTGGCAGTAAAAGGAGAACATAA
- a CDS encoding DNA polymerase IV, which produces MRVIFHIDMNAFFANCEISQHPEYAHKPMVIAHDSRRSVVSTASYEARKFGIHSAMPLYLAKQKCPQLLIVEPHFDLYRRLSHAFFKIVSSYSYIMEVASIDECYVNVSDYIIEHHIHPADLALEIQQRIMRELHLPCSIGIAPNKFLAKMASDMRKPMGITMLTRSNIKQLLWPLPVDAFFGIGKKTAPKLKAAGIETIGDVANYANYQTLRQLLGRHALIYYNKANGRDDAKVIYQETDVKSIGNTTTFEEDISDEKLLEDRFKEIALNVSSRAQKSNMVSNNISITIRYDLANHITRQMNISSYTNDFERIFSYAMMLFREHYNHKPVRLIGITLNNVVRKDQLKIQMSIFDEPVKEEPHELKVDDIIKTFNKENDFHLMKASSLLKGEKTH; this is translated from the coding sequence ATGCGGGTCATTTTTCATATTGATATGAATGCATTCTTTGCCAACTGTGAGATTTCTCAGCATCCCGAATATGCCCATAAACCCATGGTCATCGCTCATGATTCACGGCGCTCAGTCGTTTCGACGGCTTCTTATGAAGCCCGGAAGTTTGGCATTCATTCGGCCATGCCGCTCTATTTAGCGAAACAGAAATGTCCGCAATTACTCATTGTGGAACCTCATTTCGATCTATACCGCCGCCTGTCGCATGCGTTTTTTAAGATTGTTTCCTCTTATTCCTATATCATGGAAGTGGCCTCAATTGATGAATGTTACGTAAATGTCAGCGATTATATTATTGAACATCATATCCATCCGGCGGATTTAGCTTTAGAAATTCAGCAGCGGATTATGCGAGAGCTCCATTTACCATGTTCAATTGGTATTGCTCCTAATAAGTTCTTAGCCAAAATGGCGAGTGATATGCGTAAGCCGATGGGGATTACGATGTTAACCAGGTCAAATATTAAACAGCTTCTTTGGCCGCTTCCTGTCGATGCCTTTTTTGGCATTGGCAAAAAAACCGCGCCGAAGCTGAAAGCGGCTGGTATTGAAACGATTGGGGATGTGGCAAACTATGCCAATTATCAGACATTACGCCAGCTTTTAGGTCGTCATGCCCTGATTTATTACAATAAAGCGAATGGTCGTGATGATGCCAAGGTCATTTATCAGGAAACAGATGTTAAATCCATTGGTAATACGACCACTTTTGAAGAAGATATCAGTGATGAAAAGTTATTAGAAGACCGTTTTAAAGAAATTGCCCTCAATGTCTCATCAAGAGCACAGAAGAGCAATATGGTCTCTAATAATATTTCTATTACTATCCGTTATGATCTGGCCAATCATATTACTAGACAGATGAATATTTCTTCCTATACGAATGATTTTGAAAGAATTTTTTCTTATGCGATGATGCTCTTTCGTGAACACTATAATCATAAGCCGGTGCGCCTCATTGGCATCACTCTGAATAATGTCGTCCGCAAGGATCAGTTAAAAATTCAGATGTCAATATTTGATGAACCTGTGAAAGAAGAACCGCATGAATTAAAGGTTGATGATATTATTAAAACCTTTAATAAGGAAAATGACTTCCATTTAATGAAAGCAAGCAGCTTGTTAAAAGGAGAAAAGACACATTAA
- the recN gene encoding DNA repair protein RecN — protein sequence MLKSLYVKSFVIIDEMSVDFEDGMSVLTGETGAGKSIIIDAIMQLCGARASNSFVRKGENKAIITGLFEVDPTPELNETMASLGLDEDEEINITKEIYANGKSSIKINYRPMTNSALKALAPYLIHVHSQFATQSLFSVKNHLSILDEYIGDELNAVKEAYLDLYKQYVETSKKIRQIEEEDFSDEQIEYYQSQYQELEGLSYSDEDVEAMENELEVMKNFESLSGHIQAFDQALDSSEGALEAIHSALSSLEAIKDMEEFSQPYDDLYNLYYNLSDLHDNVMNTYQGFDFDEYRFNELQEILYNLQRLKRKYGYTMEDLYTARDELADKIEAATHREEILEKLKRQQAKLEKEAKQAAEDLQKVRTQYANTFEKQIKEELNDLYLPHAKFKVDFAKTALSSVGAYNVTFMVAMNEGQNFTPLNESASGGEVSRLMLAIKTIILAKGDVDTVIFDEVDTGVSGKVASSIGEKMASLGQSKQVICITHLPQVAVNAAHHYAIIKRSDEEATYSSIKPLTKEERVEEIAKMLSGEAITPEAMDNARRLLKHS from the coding sequence ATGTTAAAAAGTCTGTATGTAAAATCATTTGTCATCATTGATGAAATGAGTGTTGATTTTGAAGATGGCATGTCAGTCTTAACTGGAGAAACCGGAGCCGGAAAATCGATCATTATTGATGCGATTATGCAGTTATGCGGAGCCCGCGCGTCCAATAGTTTTGTCCGTAAAGGAGAGAATAAAGCGATCATTACTGGCTTATTTGAAGTCGATCCAACCCCTGAGTTAAATGAAACGATGGCTTCTTTAGGATTAGACGAAGACGAGGAAATCAATATCACAAAAGAGATTTATGCCAATGGTAAATCATCTATTAAAATTAACTATCGGCCGATGACCAATAGTGCTTTAAAAGCCTTAGCCCCTTATCTCATTCATGTGCATTCGCAGTTTGCGACGCAAAGTCTTTTCTCCGTTAAAAATCATTTATCGATTCTAGATGAATATATCGGTGATGAGCTTAACGCGGTAAAAGAGGCTTATTTGGATCTTTATAAACAATATGTTGAAACATCCAAAAAGATCAGACAGATCGAAGAGGAAGACTTTTCTGATGAGCAAATTGAATACTATCAGAGCCAGTATCAGGAATTAGAAGGTCTTTCCTACAGTGATGAAGATGTTGAGGCGATGGAAAATGAATTAGAGGTCATGAAGAACTTCGAATCTTTAAGCGGTCATATTCAGGCTTTTGATCAGGCTCTAGATAGTTCAGAGGGCGCTTTAGAAGCAATTCATAGCGCTTTATCTTCGCTAGAGGCGATTAAAGATATGGAAGAGTTCAGTCAGCCTTATGATGATCTTTATAACCTGTATTACAATTTATCAGATCTTCATGATAATGTTATGAATACCTATCAGGGCTTTGATTTTGATGAATATCGTTTCAATGAATTACAGGAAATTTTGTATAATCTCCAGCGTTTAAAACGCAAATATGGTTACACGATGGAAGATCTTTACACCGCTCGTGATGAATTAGCTGATAAGATTGAAGCGGCAACCCATCGCGAAGAGATCCTAGAAAAGCTCAAACGTCAGCAAGCCAAGTTAGAAAAAGAAGCCAAACAAGCCGCCGAAGATTTACAAAAGGTGCGAACACAGTATGCCAATACTTTTGAAAAACAAATTAAAGAGGAATTAAATGACCTCTATTTGCCACATGCAAAGTTTAAAGTCGACTTTGCGAAAACAGCTTTATCGTCAGTTGGCGCTTATAATGTGACCTTTATGGTGGCGATGAATGAAGGACAGAATTTCACGCCTTTAAATGAATCAGCCAGCGGCGGGGAAGTTTCTCGTCTGATGTTAGCAATCAAAACAATTATCCTTGCAAAAGGTGATGTTGATACGGTTATCTTTGATGAAGTGGATACTGGTGTGAGTGGCAAGGTCGCGAGCAGTATTGGTGAAAAAATGGCTTCTTTAGGTCAAAGTAAGCAGGTCATCTGTATTACCCATTTACCGCAGGTCGCTGTCAATGCGGCGCATCATTATGCGATTATCAAACGCAGTGATGAGGAAGCGACCTATTCAAGTATTAAACCATTAACGAAAGAGGAACGTGTTGAAGAAATTGCGAAAATGTTATCAGGGGAAGCGATTACCCCCGAAGCAATGGATAATGCACGTCGTTTATTAAAGCACTCTTAA
- a CDS encoding TlyA family RNA methyltransferase has translation MKKERVDVLCVEQGLFDSREKAKRAIMAGIVHNDHERLDKPGMKIPRDTVLSIKGEKLKYVSRGGLKLEKALATFPIDLQDQIMIDIGSSTGGFTDCALQNGVKFVYAVDVGTNQLVWKLRNDERVKAMEQYNFRYAKKEDFDQGEITFASIDVSFISLSHIFHALKDIIAPQGQVVALIKPQFEAGREEVGKHGIVKDPKVHEEVISKVMTYANDNGFSMQGLTYSPITGGEGNIEFLGYFVKSDEPNANIHIQDVVEEAHRHF, from the coding sequence ATGAAGAAAGAAAGAGTTGACGTTTTATGCGTGGAACAAGGTTTATTTGATTCCCGCGAAAAAGCCAAACGAGCGATCATGGCCGGCATCGTCCATAATGACCATGAACGCTTAGATAAACCTGGAATGAAAATTCCTCGGGATACTGTTTTATCGATCAAAGGGGAAAAACTAAAATATGTCTCACGCGGCGGATTAAAATTAGAAAAAGCTTTAGCGACGTTTCCCATTGACTTACAGGATCAGATTATGATTGATATTGGCTCTTCAACTGGCGGCTTTACCGACTGTGCCCTGCAAAATGGCGTAAAGTTTGTCTATGCCGTTGATGTCGGGACCAATCAGTTAGTCTGGAAACTGCGTAATGATGAGCGTGTCAAAGCGATGGAACAGTATAATTTCCGTTATGCGAAAAAAGAAGATTTTGATCAGGGCGAGATTACGTTTGCGTCTATCGATGTTTCTTTTATTTCCTTATCGCATATATTCCATGCTTTAAAAGACATTATTGCCCCTCAAGGGCAGGTCGTAGCCTTAATCAAACCACAGTTTGAAGCGGGACGTGAAGAAGTAGGAAAGCATGGCATTGTGAAAGATCCTAAAGTTCATGAAGAGGTCATTTCTAAAGTCATGACCTATGCCAATGATAATGGCTTTTCAATGCAAGGTTTAACCTATTCACCGATTACTGGCGGTGAAGGCAATATCGAATTTTTAGGCTATTTCGTGAAAAGCGATGAGCCGAATGCAAATATTCACATTCAAGATGTCGTTGAGGAAGCCCATCGACATTTCTAA
- the dxs gene encoding 1-deoxy-D-xylulose-5-phosphate synthase, translating to MNIEEIKNPQFLKQLNINELEDLSQEIRRFIMQSVATTGGHFSSNLGIVELTVAMHYVFDAPRDKIIFDVGHQSYVHKILTGRAKEFKRLRQFGSISGFQRRHESEYDPWEAGHSSTAISGAIGIATARDLNHDDYNVIAVVGDAAMMSGESFEALNYLGSSKHKVIVILNDNNMSISKNVGGFSNMLSDIRTSKQYKDVKDNYTSWMMRSKTGQRVYDATKKVKDKVKERVLADSAFAQFDLDYIGPVNGHDMEELIRALETVKELDHSVILHVITTKGKGYPLAEEDKSGLYHGVGPFDLSKGVIKPHHLHHQMWSEAIANHIEYLMHEHDDICVITPAMIAGSQLGDIFKKFPARSFDVGIAEEHAATFAAGLSVAGKFPFLAVYSSFSQRAYDQINHDIARMDLPCLIGLDRAGLVGSDGSTHHGVFDISYLLAIPNVIIMAPHNQYEAERMINTAYTLHDHPYVIRYSKGMIHKHSRHVTNTLQVGSWDEIVYKKENKVTVVVYGDHVRMAKNVVEQNNLPVNVINARFIKPMDEEMLKEISNTHIIVYETVMHKGSLGSAMALYYEEHHRNVKMDFMAIGDHYVTHGDIPTLLHIENLSPEDLLHKIKEALDEERKS from the coding sequence ATGAATATTGAGGAGATCAAAAATCCGCAATTTTTAAAACAATTAAATATCAACGAATTAGAAGATCTGTCACAGGAAATTCGTCGTTTCATCATGCAGAGTGTCGCTACGACTGGTGGTCACTTTTCTTCGAATCTAGGGATCGTCGAATTGACCGTGGCGATGCATTATGTCTTTGATGCGCCACGTGATAAAATCATCTTTGATGTCGGTCATCAGTCTTATGTCCATAAGATCTTAACTGGCCGGGCTAAAGAGTTTAAACGTTTACGTCAGTTTGGTTCGATCTCTGGTTTTCAGCGCCGTCATGAATCAGAATATGATCCATGGGAAGCAGGGCATTCATCAACGGCAATTTCTGGGGCCATCGGCATTGCGACAGCTCGCGATCTCAATCATGATGACTACAATGTCATCGCCGTCGTTGGTGATGCGGCAATGATGAGCGGAGAGTCTTTTGAAGCACTCAACTACTTAGGCAGTTCAAAACATAAAGTCATTGTCATTTTAAATGATAATAATATGTCGATTTCCAAAAATGTTGGTGGTTTCTCAAATATGCTTTCGGATATTCGTACATCAAAGCAGTATAAAGATGTTAAAGATAATTATACCAGCTGGATGATGCGTTCAAAAACCGGACAGCGTGTTTATGATGCAACGAAAAAAGTCAAAGATAAAGTCAAAGAAAGGGTGTTAGCTGATTCAGCCTTTGCCCAGTTTGACTTAGACTATATCGGACCTGTTAATGGTCATGATATGGAGGAACTGATTCGCGCTCTTGAAACTGTTAAAGAATTAGATCATAGCGTGATTCTGCATGTCATCACGACAAAAGGCAAAGGCTATCCTTTAGCCGAAGAAGATAAAAGCGGTCTTTACCATGGTGTTGGTCCTTTTGATTTATCGAAAGGGGTTATTAAACCTCATCATTTACATCATCAGATGTGGAGTGAAGCGATCGCGAATCATATTGAATATCTGATGCATGAACATGATGATATTTGTGTCATTACCCCGGCGATGATTGCCGGCAGTCAGTTAGGGGATATCTTTAAAAAGTTCCCTGCTCGCAGTTTTGATGTCGGCATCGCCGAAGAGCATGCAGCAACGTTTGCGGCGGGTTTAAGCGTCGCTGGAAAGTTTCCTTTTTTAGCGGTGTATTCATCTTTTTCTCAGCGAGCTTATGATCAGATCAATCATGATATCGCCCGAATGGATCTGCCATGTTTGATCGGCTTAGATCGTGCTGGATTAGTTGGCAGTGATGGATCCACCCATCATGGTGTCTTTGATATTTCCTATTTGTTAGCGATTCCTAATGTGATCATTATGGCACCACATAATCAATATGAAGCAGAACGCATGATCAATACGGCTTATACGCTTCATGATCATCCTTATGTCATTCGCTATTCTAAGGGCATGATTCATAAACATTCCCGTCATGTCACTAACACACTTCAAGTGGGCAGCTGGGATGAGATTGTTTATAAAAAAGAGAATAAAGTCACTGTGGTGGTTTATGGTGATCATGTACGCATGGCTAAAAATGTTGTGGAACAAAATAATCTGCCAGTCAACGTCATTAATGCCCGGTTTATTAAGCCAATGGACGAAGAAATGTTAAAGGAAATAAGTAATACCCATATCATTGTTTATGAAACCGTGATGCATAAAGGTTCTCTTGGCAGCGCGATGGCGTTATACTATGAAGAACATCACAGAAATGTGAAAATGGACTTTATGGCGATTGGTGATCACTATGTCACCCATGGTGATATCCCAACCTTATTACATATTGAAAACTTAAGTCCTGAAGACTTATTACATAAAATCAAGGAGGCGCTTGATGAAGAAAGAAAGAGTTGA
- a CDS encoding polyprenyl synthetase family protein translates to METIIKEINDRLEKIITTTIKKGDVQDAMLYSVMAGGKRLRPLLLINTLRSYGVDYHPYLDAACAIEMIHTYSLIHDDLPGMDNDDLRRGKPTCHKQFDEATAILAGDALLNESMNVILRMNINNDLKIHLLQILYKASGMNGMIYGQQQDMYFEKHQATLEELQDIHHYKTGCLIAAPLAMAGAICAPADQEKLSDLGFTLGLAFQIQDDILDVTSDTETLGKPVGSDIENHKSTYVSLLGIEKARAYEEQLFQSCLEKVYGLTFNHGLMIEMINKVMKRVN, encoded by the coding sequence ATGGAGACAATCATTAAAGAAATCAATGACCGCCTTGAGAAAATTATTACTACGACGATCAAAAAAGGCGATGTCCAGGATGCCATGTTATATTCTGTGATGGCGGGCGGGAAACGTTTGCGTCCGTTATTACTTATAAATACGCTGCGCAGCTATGGCGTTGATTATCATCCTTATTTAGATGCCGCCTGCGCGATTGAAATGATTCATACCTATTCGCTCATTCATGATGATCTGCCAGGCATGGATAATGATGATTTAAGAAGAGGTAAACCAACCTGCCATAAACAGTTCGATGAAGCGACAGCTATTTTAGCGGGTGATGCACTGTTAAATGAATCCATGAATGTCATTTTACGGATGAATATTAATAATGATTTAAAAATTCATTTATTACAGATTTTATACAAAGCATCCGGCATGAATGGCATGATCTATGGCCAGCAACAGGATATGTACTTTGAAAAGCATCAAGCGACGCTAGAGGAATTACAGGATATCCACCATTATAAAACTGGCTGCTTGATCGCGGCGCCATTGGCCATGGCAGGAGCGATCTGCGCTCCCGCTGATCAAGAAAAATTAAGTGATTTAGGTTTTACTTTAGGGTTAGCTTTCCAGATTCAGGATGATATTTTAGATGTCACCAGTGATACAGAAACATTAGGCAAGCCGGTCGGTAGTGATATTGAAAATCATAAATCGACTTACGTAAGCTTATTAGGTATCGAGAAAGCACGGGCGTATGAAGAACAGTTATTCCAGTCCTGTCTTGAGAAAGTCTATGGACTGACCTTCAATCATGGATTAATGATTGAAATGATCAATAAAGTTATGAAGAGAGTGAATTAG
- the xseB gene encoding exodeoxyribonuclease VII small subunit, whose protein sequence is MEKKLTYEQAMTRLDEIITTLENNKASLDESIALYQEGVELAAYCDAKLKNVEEKVTKIYNGHGFEDYQEGQDGDNH, encoded by the coding sequence ATGGAAAAGAAATTAACATATGAACAGGCGATGACGCGTCTAGATGAAATCATCACCACGCTGGAAAATAATAAAGCCAGCCTCGATGAAAGCATTGCGCTTTATCAGGAAGGTGTTGAACTGGCAGCGTACTGCGATGCCAAATTAAAAAATGTCGAAGAAAAAGTGACAAAAATCTATAATGGTCACGGCTTCGAGGATTATCAGGAGGGTCAGGATGGAGACAATCATTAA
- the xseA gene encoding exodeoxyribonuclease VII large subunit encodes MNDYITVFRLNQYIKGKFDSDESLQNVYIKGEISNYRPHPSGHMYFTLKDENAAVSAIMFASSAKKLDFKAENGMKVLVRAHVSVYPKTGVYQLYVSEMTQDGIGNLYAQFEALRKKLQAEGLFDESHKKAIPHYPGAIAVLSAKSGAALQDTLRTIHMRFPVAKVFIFPVPVQGIDAYKHIIATLKGVDRIGFPVVLLVRGGGSIEDLWNFNEEALVRAIYEMKTPIITGVGHETDFTLVDFVSDLRAATPTAAAVAATPNEIEMREDIQMHRDRLNQVIMMRVKLEREHLDRALHHYIMKNPEHLYENEWMRLNNAKDHLAHFGKQFVSTHSHEIETRVRQMDYAMQAHMKSARYDLSKKAEKLDLVSPLKILSRGYAIVKKEETVVESINALKTNDQVTIQLQDGTKEAIIK; translated from the coding sequence ATGAATGACTATATTACTGTTTTTCGCTTAAATCAGTATATTAAAGGCAAATTTGATTCTGATGAGAGCCTGCAGAATGTGTACATCAAAGGAGAAATCTCCAATTATCGTCCACATCCATCAGGTCATATGTATTTCACATTAAAAGATGAAAATGCGGCCGTCAGCGCCATTATGTTCGCATCAAGTGCGAAAAAATTGGATTTTAAAGCAGAGAATGGGATGAAGGTATTAGTGCGTGCCCATGTCTCTGTTTATCCAAAAACCGGTGTCTATCAGCTTTATGTTTCAGAAATGACGCAGGATGGGATCGGTAATCTCTATGCCCAGTTTGAAGCTTTACGTAAAAAGCTGCAAGCCGAAGGGCTTTTTGATGAATCACATAAGAAAGCGATTCCGCACTATCCTGGGGCTATTGCCGTTTTAAGCGCCAAATCTGGCGCAGCTTTGCAGGATACTTTGCGAACTATTCATATGCGCTTTCCCGTAGCGAAAGTTTTTATCTTCCCGGTACCGGTGCAGGGCATTGACGCTTATAAACATATCATTGCAACATTAAAAGGCGTCGATCGCATCGGCTTTCCGGTTGTCTTATTAGTGCGTGGAGGCGGCTCGATTGAAGATTTATGGAACTTCAATGAAGAAGCTTTAGTGCGGGCTATTTATGAGATGAAGACACCAATTATTACCGGTGTTGGTCATGAAACCGACTTTACTCTTGTAGACTTTGTCAGCGATTTACGCGCTGCCACGCCAACCGCTGCGGCCGTCGCTGCTACGCCTAATGAAATAGAAATGCGGGAAGATATTCAGATGCACCGTGATCGCCTCAATCAGGTGATTATGATGCGCGTTAAATTAGAACGTGAACATTTAGATCGGGCTTTGCATCATTACATCATGAAAAATCCTGAGCATCTCTACGAAAATGAATGGATGCGCTTAAATAATGCAAAAGATCATTTGGCCCACTTTGGAAAACAGTTCGTCTCAACGCATAGTCATGAAATCGAAACGCGTGTGCGCCAGATGGATTATGCGATGCAGGCTCATATGAAAAGTGCCCGCTATGATTTATCAAAGAAAGCAGAAAAGCTTGATCTCGTTTCTCCGTTAAAGATTTTGAGTCGCGGCTATGCGATCGTAAAAAAAGAAGAAACGGTGGTTGAGTCAATCAATGCTTTAAAAACGAATGATCAGGTCACAATTCAATTACAGGATGGCACAAAAGAAGCCATCATTAAGTAG
- the nusB gene encoding transcription antitermination factor NusB yields the protein MGKSIRQIAREKAIIGIYQHLTVDASKKDIMNFVRSDDTLHPGQSGYEFCEWLVDTTLENMDSYIALIDKYLKKGWRFERLGKMEAAILLVGTCELLESELDPRIVINEAILNAKAFCDDDAYKLINGVLHKVAE from the coding sequence ATGGGAAAATCAATCAGACAAATTGCGCGTGAAAAAGCAATCATTGGGATCTATCAGCATTTAACGGTAGATGCCAGCAAAAAGGATATTATGAACTTCGTCCGCAGTGACGATACACTGCATCCTGGTCAGTCAGGTTATGAATTCTGTGAATGGTTAGTTGATACCACATTAGAAAATATGGATTCTTATATCGCTTTAATCGATAAGTATCTGAAAAAAGGATGGCGTTTTGAACGTTTAGGAAAAATGGAAGCAGCTATTCTTTTAGTGGGAACATGCGAACTATTAGAATCAGAATTAGATCCAAGAATTGTCATCAATGAAGCGATTCTAAATGCAAAAGCATTCTGTGATGATGATGCATACAAACTGATCAATGGTGTCTTACATAAGGTTGCCGAATAA